One Candidatus Paceibacterota bacterium DNA segment encodes these proteins:
- a CDS encoding class F sortase, which produces VTSSGNMSTPHNFTDVGWYKYGTAPGMTGSAVIAGHLDNGFSLAGVFEHLADLKPGDDVSIVTADNKLLHFTVIESDTYPYQVVPLQRIFNQSDGSYLNLITCQGQWTADYTTYDHRLVVYTKLAS; this is translated from the coding sequence GAGTGACTAGTAGCGGCAATATGTCGACTCCACACAATTTTACCGATGTAGGGTGGTATAAATACGGGACTGCCCCAGGAATGACAGGGAGTGCTGTGATTGCGGGTCATTTGGATAACGGATTCTCACTAGCCGGAGTGTTTGAGCATCTGGCTGATTTAAAACCTGGAGATGATGTATCCATAGTGACGGCAGATAACAAGCTCCTTCACTTTACAGTGATAGAAAGCGACACTTACCCCTACCAAGTGGTACCTCTCCAAAGAATCTTCAACCAGAGTGACGGGTCATACCTCAATTTAATTACCTGCCAAGGCCAATGGACAGCGGACTACACCACGTATGACCATCGCTTGGTGGTTTACACAAAGCTAGCCAGTTAA
- a CDS encoding VOC family protein — MKNLDQKITPFLWFDTQAEEAAEFYVSIFKNSKVGDISRYSKEAAEASGKPEGSVMVISFELEGQKFTAINGGPQFKFSGAVSFLVNCTTQDEVDWFWDKLSEGGEKGQCGWINRDKFGVTWQIVPEALGELMSDPDPEKSARVMQAMLKMTKINIAELEKAYEG; from the coding sequence ATGAAAAATCTTGATCAAAAAATCACACCATTTTTATGGTTTGACACACAAGCTGAAGAGGCCGCGGAGTTTTATGTTTCTATCTTTAAAAATTCTAAGGTTGGCGACATTAGCCGCTACAGCAAGGAGGCCGCTGAGGCTTCGGGAAAACCAGAGGGATCGGTAATGGTGATTTCATTCGAGCTTGAGGGCCAAAAATTTACAGCTATAAACGGAGGTCCCCAATTTAAGTTCAGCGGGGCAGTTTCTTTTCTGGTGAATTGTACAACCCAGGATGAAGTTGACTGGTTTTGGGACAAGCTTTCCGAGGGCGGGGAAAAGGGACAGTGTGGCTGGATCAATCGAGACAAATTTGGGGTGACTTGGCAAATAGTACCTGAAGCCCTTGGCGAGCTCATGAGTGATCCTGATCCGGAAAAATCCGCTCGGGTCATGCAGGCTATGCTCAAAATGACTAA